From Sardina pilchardus chromosome 9, fSarPil1.1, whole genome shotgun sequence, a single genomic window includes:
- the LOC134092274 gene encoding uncharacterized protein LOC134092274: MLATSHMTICERLKFPIKMAASQRQWSEEKERLLISFYSEHEYLWNPRAKQYKNRDVKNNAYKELCQQLTDEQQVINEEDVKKKFKNLRTVFTREHSSVLKSNKSGAGADDVYVPKWKYYQVLSFLRDTCNPDESSDNLDPAVPTTSQTPENTAPLSPTSSRPDNHTAVSDPKNQKSDKKQQLDKASDAMDYAIGVLKRKASSPHAGFLHYLESVLDDMSESKTKKLKRQIIDLAHSVLEEE; the protein is encoded by the exons AGTCACATGACCATCTGTGAGCGTCTGAAATTTCCAATAAAGATGGCGGCGTCTCAGCGACAGTGGAgcgaagaaaaagagaggctgCTGATCTCTTTTTATAGCG AACATGAGTACTTGTGGAACCCGAGGGCGAAACAGTACAAGAACCGAGACGTCAAGAACAACGCCTACAAGGAGCTCTGTCAGCAGCTCACAGATGAGCAGCAAGTGATAAATG AGGAAGATGTGAAGAAAAAGTTCAAAAACCTTCGGACTGTCTTCACACGGGAGCACAGCTCGGTGCTTAAGAGCAACAAGTCTGGGGCTGGAGCTGACGATGTGTATGTCCCGAAGTGGAAATATTACCAGGTCTTATCCTTTCTCCGTGATACCTGTAACCCTGATGAAAGTTCAGACAATCTAGATCCAGCTGTTCCAACAACCTCCCAGACCCCAGAAAACACGGCACCTCTTTCTCCAACTTCATCTCGCCCTGATAACCACACTGCTGTGTCTGACCCAAAAAACCAAAAATCagataaaaaacaacaactagaCAAGGCTTCTGATGCCATGGACTATGCCATTGGTGTTCTCAAAAGAAAGGCCTCTTCACCACATGCAGGGTTTTTGCATTATCTAGAGAGTGTGTTGGATGACATGTCAGAGAGCAAAACTAAAAAACTTAAAAGGCAAATAATTGATTTGGCCCACAGTGTGTTAGAGGAAGAATAG
- the LOC134091950 gene encoding putative nuclease HARBI1, with the protein MLRRKLGCYSQLLKELADEDPPSYKNWLRMDQHNFNILLSLVEPTLRRQDTVMREAIPAGERLAITLRYLATGHSFSSLEYVFRVSRHSISKIIIETCEALYNALQPNYLRTPSTEEEWRHIAKRFEERWNFPHCIGALDGKHISIQPPPNSGSHYYNYKGFNSIVLMALADADLKFIYIDVGTNGRISDGGVWAKCGLSQALEENTLRRPPPTGLPGRQLPVPYAVVADEAFGLKPWIMRPYPRTQLDKSKQIFNYRLSRARRCVENVFGVLANRFRVFRQSIPLEPSKVVTITKAACVLHNYLRTGSLTRYTYTPPSLVDQEDTETGQIIRGAWRQEPECLNPIAASSDRNPSLQAKQVREEFCSYFNTNGAVSWQDNAIS; encoded by the coding sequence ATGCTGAGAAGGAAACTAGGGTGTTACAGCCAGTTACTCAAGGAGCTGGCTGATGAAGATCCTCCTAGTTACAAAAACTGGTTAAGAATGGATCAGCACAACTTCAACATCCTGCTCAGCCTAGTGGAGCCTACATTAAGAAGACAAGACACTGTAATGAGGGAGGCGATACCTGCAGGGGAGAGACTGGCCATAACTCTGCGATACCTGGCCACAGGGCACAGCTTCTCCTCACTGGAGTACGTTTTCCGGGTGAGCAGACACAGCATCTCAAAGATCATCATTGAGACCTGTGAAGCTCTGTATAATGCATTGCAACCAAACTACCTGAGAACACCATCCACAGAGGAAGAATGGAGACATATCGCCAAAAGATTTGAGGAACGATGGAACTTCCCCCACTGCATCGGTGCCTTAGATGGGAAGCATATCAGCATACAGCCTCCACCAAATTCAGGATCCCACTATTACAATTACAAAGGCTTTAATTCAATTGTTTTGATGGCCCTAGCAGATGCAGACCTGAAATTTATATATATAGATGTAGGAACAAATGGCCGGATTAGTGATGGGGGGGTTTGGGCCAAGTGTGGGCTGAGTCAGGCACTGGAGGAAAACACACTAAGAAGACCACCACCAACAGGACTGCCTGGGCGTCAACTCCCTGTGCCTTATGCAGTTGTGGCAGATGAAGCCTTTGGTTTGAAGCCATGGATAATGAGACCATATCCAAGAACACAACttgacaaaagcaaacaaatttTCAACTATAGGCTCTCTCGTGCACGTCGGTGTGTTGAGAATGTTTTTGGAGTTTTAGCCAATAGATTTCGAGTGTTTCGTCAGTCAATTCCATTGGAACCTTCCAAAGTTGTGACGATAACTAAAGCGGCGTGTGTTCTCCACAATTACCTGCGAACAGGATCCCTTACCCGATACACCTATACCCCTCCCAGTCTGGTGGATCAAGAAGACACAGAAACAGGTCAGATAATTCGTGGGGCATGGAGGCAGGAACCAGAGTGCTTGAATCCTATCGCAGCCTCCTCAGACAGGAATCCATCGTTGCAGGCAAAACAAGTCAGAGAGGAGTTCTGCAGCTACTTCAACACAAATGGAGCAGTAAGCTGGCAAGATAATGCAATTTCTTAG